From one Nothobranchius furzeri strain GRZ-AD chromosome 2, NfurGRZ-RIMD1, whole genome shotgun sequence genomic stretch:
- the LOC107395523 gene encoding uncharacterized protein, with amino-acid sequence MLEKEVMARLLLRVEEASRHPLDLHFLHFVCNHELTFIQSLTNQISIPQDVIMALSNLSEVVAAKLEEGTVHPIGTELVEGITGQQKYMVNKECLQNLVDLDLSIPSISAVMGISKSTVKRALRENDISIRRSYSSISDDQLDDIVGSIKITAPNIGSRMLKGRLRALGHRITWTRIWASLKRVDALGVATRATLVGCVVRRSYTVQAPLSLVHVDTNHKLIRYGFVIFGGIDGFSRKIMYLDASTDNKASTALGLFLGSVEKNGLPLRVRGDQGVENVDIARYMFTVRGCGRGSFMSGKSVHNQRIERLWRDLWMAVTSTYYHMLHSLEEEGSLDPTSYLHLFAAH; translated from the exons ATGTTGGAGAAGGAGGTTATGGCCAGGCTTCTTCTGAGAGTTGAAGAGGCAAGTCGTCATCCATTGGATCTTCATTTCCTGCATTTTGTCTGCAATCATGAGCTGACTTTCATCCAGTCACTTACCAACCAGATTTCCATTCCTCAAGATGTGATAATGGCCCTGTCCAACCTCAGTGAAGTGGTGGCTGCAAAACTTGAAGAAGGGACTGTACATCCAATAGGCACAGAGTTGGTTGAAGGAATTACAGGCCAACAGAAATACATGGTCAATAAAGAGTGTCTGCAGAATTTAGTAGATTTGGATCTATCGATCCCAAGCATATCAGCTGTTATGGGCATTTCGAAATCAACAGTTAAACGTGCACTACGTGAAAATGACATATCTATAAGAAGATCATACAGCAGTATTTCAGATGACCAACTGGATGATATTGTGGGATCTATTAAGATAACAGCACCAAACATTGGGTCGCGGATGCTAAAGGGAAGACTACGTGCACTTGGTCATCGCATTACATGGACAAGGATATGGGCATCGTTGAAGCGTGTAGATGCTTTAGGTGTGGCGACCAGAGCCACACTTGTTGGatgtgtggtcaggagatcctacACTGTGCAGGCGCCACTTTCCTTGGTTCATGTAGATACAAATCATAAACTCATAAG GTATGGGTTTGTCATATTTGGAGGCATAGATGGCTTTTCTAGAAAG ATCATGTACTTGGATGCCTCAACTGACAACAAAGCATCTACTGCCCTTGGATTGTTTTTGGGATCTGTTGAGAAGAATGGACTTCCCTTGCG GGTTCGAGGAGATCAGGGAGTAGAAAATGTGGACATTGCAAGATATATGTTCACAGTACGTGGATGTGGAAGAGGAAGTTTCATGTCAGGAAAGAGTGTTCACAATCAGCG CATAGAAAGACTATGGCGGGACCTGTGGATGGCAGTCACAAGCACATACTACCATATGTTGCACAGCCTTGAAGAGGAGGGTTCACTGGACCCCACTAGCTATCTACACCTTTTTGCTGCCCATTAG
- the LOC139062055 gene encoding uncharacterized protein, whose protein sequence is MNAVWTKVLQCYDGTAVMASGLNGCKLKLRKRHIWPYSFTVIVARLLTRHRSGVSWPAAVYGAMDDRRSSATNVSGDISSAVHALVSVLQQNLQEVQGQTPTRVPNQQGETPQTLQPPIQTQSHQGRNLTPTNVHQDMTRSFPALFQRHKLLGKRRFLGGSNTVKATKAPKSFRCNCYLLHSNAETTPQPSEELEHVLAGLGKRSLTISEDMDHVQVSTQLTEAYPKMKVLTGGWLLKKASGGRGHRRLTVLPPDPEGYTGAQLKTATGAGKTVIYIVPLQEELDLSPLPDDAKEYEKMPKATCKSCSREMPLQVLALHVQECITNITSSEDEQQREVDGPLDVETNIEKLSSSEDEMIAEKECPLCGKMLPEADLPMHASFCGDIGYESHMMTNTVPQDTANDTTEMHKILCEEDVLRWLATQIDRSKEFHLCVTRDELVERGMKLWQRQINASPLNPLKVTFIGEAGVDTGALRLEFLTEMVAGLEERLFEGEEGKGKMPKYSISDLEKGLFRVAGEIFAASLAQGGPAPNFLQEWCFSFLATDRLTTVTKNDIYEPQLRSLIMKLEESEDLSAYTEEILNCGYTGQINMEKKGEMIRAIVLHATMQRTPMLKELRDGLDLYKFATVLKEKPEHCRGLFVTDNNDKVDSHYIVSHLDPQMSDKGSIKHIKEVKILNYFQDFLIELEDKRLFSPVPEVVCLERNWSNTHSSFLPLITKKMEEKIS, encoded by the exons ATGAACGCTGTTTGGACAAAGGTGTTACAGTGTTACGATGGCACAGCGGTGATGGCATCTGGACTAAATGGGTGCAAGCTCAAGTTAAGGAAAAGGCACATATGGCCTTATTCATTCACTGTTAT TGTGGCGCGGCTGTTAACGCGGCATCGGAGCGGTGTGAGCTGGCCAGCGGCGGTGTATGGCGCGATGGATGACCGACGTTCATCTGCA ACAAATGTCAGTGGCGACATTTCATCTGCGGTGCATGCCCTGGTCAGTGTGCTACAGCAGAATTTGCAAGAGGTTCAGGGCCAGACGCCTACTCGTGTACCTAACCAGCAGGGTGAGACGCCCCAAACGCTTCAGCCCCCGATCCAGACACAGTCCCATCAGGGACGGAATCTGACCCCCACCAATGTACACCAAGACATGACCAG ATCTTTTCCTGCTCTTTTTCAAAGGCACAAATTATTGGGGAAAAGACGATTCCTCGGTGGCAGTAACACAGTCAAAGCTACTAAAGCACCAAAATCTTTTCGTTGTAACTGTTACCTGCTACACAGTAATGCAGAAACTACTCCACAGCCTTCAGAAGAACTTGAGCATGTTCTGGCAGGACTGGGGAAACGAAGTCTCACAATTTCAGAGGACATGGACCATGTTCAG GTGTCCACTCAGCTGACAGAAGCATATCCTAAAATGAAGGTCTtaactggaggatggctgcttaaaaAAGCATCAG GAGGCCGTGGACATAGGCGTCTTACTGTCCTCCCACCAGATCCTGAGGGCTACACCGGAGCCCAATTAAAGACAGCAACAGGAGCTGGTAAAACAGTCATTTACATTGTTCCACTTCAAGAGGAACTAGATCTGAGTCCACTCCCAGATGATGCTAAGGAATATGAAAAGATGCCAAAGGCAACATGCAAGTCATGTAGTCGTGAAATGCCTCTGCAAGTGTTAGCTCTTCATGTCCAAGAATGTATTACAAATATCACTTCATCGGAAGATGAGCAG CAACGTGAAGTTGATGGCCCCCTGGACGTTGAAACTAACATTGAGAAATTATCTTCATCTGAAGATGAAATG attGCTGAAAAAGAATGTCCACTATGTGGAAAAATGCTCCCAGAAGCTGACTTACCCATGCACGCCAGTTTTTGTGGAGATATCGG CTATGAAAGCCACATGATGACAAACACAGTGCCCCAGGACACAGCGAACGACACCACAGAGATGCACAAAATATTGTG TGAAGAAGATGTCCTGCGCTGGCTGGCTACACAAATTGACAGGAGTAAAGAGTTTCATCTCTGTGTGACAAGAGATGAGCTTGTAGAGCGAGGCATGAAGTTGTGGCAACGTCAGATAAATGCCTCCCCACTAAACCCACTGAAAGTCACCTTCATTGGAGAGGCAGGAGTAGACACAGGAGCCTTAAGGCTGGAGTTCCTGACAG AAATGGTTGCTGGCTTGGAGGAGAGACTGTTTGAAGGGGAAGAAGGCAAAGgaaaaatgccaaaatattctATCAGTGACTTAGAGAAGGGACTGTTCAG AGTTGCAGGGGAAATCTTTGCAGCCAGTCTGGCCCAGGGTGGACCTGCCCCCAATTTCCTGCAGGAATGGTGTTTCAGTTTCCTTGCAACAGACCGGCTGACAACTGTCACCAAAAATGACATATATGAGCCGCAACTGAGAAGTTTGATCATGAAG CTTGAGGAGTCTGAGGATCTATCAGCGTATACAGAGGAAATCCTAAACTGTGGTTACACAGGGCAAATCAACATGGAGAAAAAAGGGGAGATGATCAG GGCCATTGTTTTGCATGCAACAATGCAACGCACACCAATGCTGAAGGAACTACGAGATGGCCTGGATTTGTACAAATTTGCCACGGTCCTGAAGGAGAAACCAGAACACTGTCGAGGTCTTTTTGTCACAGACAATAATGACAAG GTTGACTCCCACTACATTGTTTCTCACCTTGACCCCCAGATGAGTGACAAGGGCAGCATCAAGCACATCAAAGAAGTTAAAATCTTGAATTACTTTCAGGATTTTCTGATTGAACTTGAGG acaa ACGTCTTTTCAGTCCTGTTCCCGAGGTGGTCTGTCTGGAGAGGAACTGGTCCAATACCCACAGCtcatttctccctctg ATAACCAAGAAGATGGAGGAAAAGATCAGCTGA